From the genome of Geobacter sp. SVR, one region includes:
- a CDS encoding cytochrome c biogenesis protein ResB — protein sequence MLKKVTKFLSSLKFTIWLISLLSFMFLLGLWIPQKRLVREMYVQWHTNAPNLVTFLDTLQLTDIYASPIMLTLWTLFFINLALVMWQRLPLIKSRIAISDSKIADPEMAPGYPFRACYSLPEQLLDTAITERLRKRRYTILGDSSGFYGVKNRLSPIAFGLFHLSFFLILLGGLTSIYTEFIGYLELAEGEEFHGDIDRYVQRPVPKMPKLGTPPQVAFAIKSIVPTASGFTETGLKVQIADAKGETHKLDINKPYNVDSSSFVLKYLGVAPLFVLKDASGKELQGAYLKLDVLKGKKGTFYMGGYEFQTLFYPDYVVSNGEHTTKSSEFKNPTFRIAAGKDGKLIAEGVVSVGGELQFDGQRLELRELPFWVRFFVTKDQGIPIIYTGLFIASLAIVWRFLFFKRELVGAVRVRDGQRLLLVACRSEFYKSLAEEEFEKLFGELLKAEG from the coding sequence ATGCTCAAAAAAGTGACGAAATTCCTCAGTTCTCTCAAGTTTACCATCTGGCTAATCAGTCTGCTGAGTTTCATGTTCCTGCTAGGTCTCTGGATACCGCAGAAACGGCTGGTCAGAGAGATGTATGTTCAATGGCACACCAATGCGCCCAACTTAGTAACGTTCCTCGATACCCTCCAGTTGACGGACATTTACGCATCTCCGATCATGCTGACCCTCTGGACGCTCTTTTTCATCAACCTGGCGCTGGTCATGTGGCAGCGTCTGCCATTGATCAAAAGCCGTATTGCCATTTCCGACAGTAAAATCGCCGACCCAGAGATGGCGCCCGGCTATCCTTTTCGGGCCTGCTATTCTTTGCCGGAGCAACTGCTCGATACTGCCATCACGGAGCGCCTCCGTAAGCGAAGGTATACAATTCTGGGTGACTCCTCAGGATTCTACGGGGTCAAGAACCGCTTGTCGCCAATAGCGTTCGGCTTGTTTCACTTGAGTTTTTTTCTGATACTTCTGGGGGGGCTTACCAGCATCTACACCGAGTTCATCGGCTATTTGGAACTGGCTGAGGGAGAGGAGTTTCACGGTGATATCGATCGCTACGTTCAGCGCCCGGTTCCCAAGATGCCGAAGCTCGGCACCCCACCGCAAGTGGCTTTTGCAATCAAAAGCATTGTGCCGACAGCGTCCGGGTTTACCGAGACGGGACTCAAGGTGCAGATAGCGGATGCAAAAGGTGAAACGCACAAACTCGATATAAACAAGCCCTACAATGTTGACAGCAGCAGTTTTGTGCTCAAGTACCTGGGAGTGGCGCCGCTGTTTGTCCTCAAGGACGCATCAGGCAAGGAACTCCAAGGCGCCTATCTGAAACTGGATGTGCTCAAGGGGAAAAAGGGCACCTTTTACATGGGAGGGTATGAGTTCCAGACCCTTTTTTACCCCGACTACGTGGTGAGCAACGGTGAACATACGACCAAGTCATCGGAGTTCAAAAATCCCACCTTTAGAATTGCTGCAGGGAAAGATGGAAAGCTGATTGCCGAGGGGGTGGTTTCGGTAGGAGGGGAACTGCAGTTTGACGGTCAGCGCCTTGAGCTGCGGGAACTTCCCTTCTGGGTTCGTTTTTTCGTCACCAAGGATCAAGGGATTCCGATCATTTATACCGGGCTTTTTATTGCTTCACTGGCGATAGTCTGGCGTTTTCTGTTCTTTAAGCGGGAGCTGGTTGGCGCCGTGAGAGTGCGGGACGGCCAACGGTTACTTCTGGTCGCGTGCCGGTCGGAATTTTACAAAAGTTTGGCGGAAGAAGAATTCGAGAAACTGTTTGGAGAACTGCTCAAGGCCGAAGGCTGA
- a CDS encoding WG repeat-containing protein, protein MKYSMIIVLMLLAICAGCQRSNTSVVNSKDTSRLLVKQNGKFGYCDRNGNMVIQAQFESASIFSEGLAAVSQNGKTGFIDTSGKMVIEPRFDGASFFREGKAAVQFGDRWGYIDKTGKNVSEYNFIATSAFFEKLASVVVISDPKVGEAKAGFINEQNKLTITPQFDDATYFSEGLAAVKLGGKYGYVDATGKTAIPVAFDEAGPFRDKRARVKINGKYGIVGFIDRDGKIAITPQYGEATDFHEGIAAVRNRGAREDKWLLIDTTGAKAVDQEFDAPTIFSEGLAPFVENKKVGYLDKTGKVVIKPQFEAGSIFFEGVAPVRQDGKLGFIDKSGAMVIKPVFEWDQRTIDMYLTYYAMIK, encoded by the coding sequence ATGAAATATTCAATGATAATTGTACTGATGTTGTTGGCAATCTGTGCCGGCTGCCAGAGAAGTAACACCAGCGTGGTCAATTCGAAGGACACCTCCCGTTTGCTAGTCAAACAGAATGGAAAATTCGGTTATTGCGATCGCAACGGAAACATGGTGATTCAGGCCCAATTTGAAAGCGCCTCGATCTTTTCCGAAGGGCTGGCAGCAGTGAGCCAGAACGGCAAGACCGGCTTTATCGATACCAGCGGCAAGATGGTCATCGAACCTCGATTCGACGGAGCTTCATTCTTTCGAGAAGGAAAAGCGGCGGTGCAGTTTGGCGATCGTTGGGGGTATATAGATAAAACCGGAAAAAACGTCAGCGAGTATAATTTCATTGCTACATCGGCTTTTTTTGAAAAACTGGCGTCCGTGGTTGTAATATCCGATCCCAAGGTAGGTGAAGCCAAGGCAGGATTCATCAACGAACAGAACAAATTAACCATCACACCGCAATTTGACGACGCCACCTATTTTTCGGAAGGGCTGGCCGCTGTGAAGCTAGGCGGCAAATACGGCTATGTGGATGCAACTGGAAAGACAGCAATTCCTGTAGCTTTTGACGAGGCCGGTCCGTTTCGGGACAAGCGGGCAAGGGTGAAAATCAATGGGAAATATGGGATCGTCGGTTTCATCGATCGCGATGGGAAAATTGCCATCACACCTCAGTATGGTGAAGCCACAGACTTCCATGAGGGGATTGCCGCAGTGCGCAATCGAGGTGCCCGGGAAGACAAATGGCTGCTGATCGATACGACAGGTGCCAAGGCCGTAGACCAGGAGTTCGACGCACCGACCATATTCAGCGAGGGGTTGGCACCATTTGTCGAGAATAAAAAAGTCGGCTACTTGGATAAGACCGGAAAAGTCGTGATCAAGCCTCAGTTCGAGGCAGGCTCGATCTTCTTCGAGGGGGTGGCTCCAGTCAGGCAGGATGGCAAGCTCGGATTCATCGATAAAAGCGGTGCCATGGTCATCAAACCGGTTTTCGAGTGGGATCAGCGCACCATCGACATGTACCTGACCTATTATGCAATGATAAAATAG
- the ccsA gene encoding cytochrome c biogenesis protein CcsA: MAQGETVCFWITLTCYAIASGGYIQSFVLNSQRLLPKLTVLVAVGLVIHSCAIGFRYLNTGHLPWAGDYENALMGGWFIIVGTLFATLRNRSLQGLGASTMPLVIIMMLYGFVRHPVMTPMAENLKSYWLYVHVYFAWLAFGSYALAMATGVIYLLKKKDGGCNQFYGRFPSLERLDELIFRYMVFGFVTDSIMITSGAFWAKDIWGSYWSWDPVETWSLIAWLTYGSCIHMRVIFGWRNARQAWMAVAALSTVIIAFFGVSLMAGSQHVFNQPMR; encoded by the coding sequence ATGGCACAAGGCGAGACCGTATGTTTTTGGATTACTTTGACATGTTACGCGATAGCAAGTGGTGGGTACATCCAGTCGTTTGTCTTAAATAGCCAACGTTTGCTGCCGAAGTTGACCGTTCTGGTGGCAGTCGGTCTGGTTATCCACAGCTGCGCCATCGGGTTCCGCTATTTGAACACCGGGCATCTCCCGTGGGCAGGAGACTATGAGAACGCGCTCATGGGTGGATGGTTCATTATTGTCGGCACCCTGTTCGCCACTTTGCGCAATCGATCCCTGCAAGGATTGGGGGCTAGCACCATGCCACTGGTTATCATTATGATGTTGTACGGATTCGTGCGCCATCCGGTGATGACGCCGATGGCGGAAAATCTTAAGAGCTACTGGCTGTACGTGCATGTCTACTTCGCGTGGCTGGCCTTCGGGTCATATGCTCTGGCAATGGCGACCGGCGTTATTTATCTGCTCAAAAAGAAAGATGGCGGCTGTAATCAGTTCTATGGGCGCTTCCCTTCACTCGAGCGTCTGGATGAGCTAATTTTCCGGTACATGGTATTCGGATTTGTCACAGATTCGATTATGATCACGTCCGGAGCGTTCTGGGCCAAGGATATCTGGGGCAGCTATTGGAGCTGGGATCCAGTGGAAACGTGGTCACTTATTGCCTGGTTGACCTACGGCAGTTGCATCCACATGCGAGTTATCTTTGGCTGGCGGAATGCGCGCCAGGCATGGATGGCGGTCGCCGCACTAAGTACCGTCATTATCGCCTTCTTTGGCGTCAGTCTTATGGCTGGGAGTCAACACGTATTCAATCAGCCGATGAGATGA
- a CDS encoding ABC transporter permease, giving the protein MLLRILKNSFLKRPKAVFLVLLSITMGAAVATAFLGIAGEVSHKMALELRSYGANILLEPAAADGGGSLREGDLPKIKTVFWKYNITGFTPYLFGVVDLSSDQKHERGVISGTWFSKQLEVEGEDSSVQGVKIIAPWWEVQGTWPSAPDEAIIGAGLARRLGAGLGQDVSASAHGRTQRFHVVGIVTTGGFEEEQLFAPLITVQELLQKPGQISRVLVSALTVPMDDFGRKDPATMTKDEFEKWYCTAYVTSVAKNVEEVMAGSRAKPIWQIASAEGELLKKLNGVMIFLTILALGAAATAVSTSLMASMAERGPEIALMKAVGADRFQISAIFLGEILAISLVGGLVGYLIGDRLGALISHTVFNSTIVSPLWLFPTAIVSALVVAIIGSIAPLRHALLIEPVKVLKG; this is encoded by the coding sequence ATGTTACTCCGTATTCTCAAAAATTCCTTCCTCAAACGCCCTAAGGCGGTCTTTCTGGTACTCCTCTCCATAACGATGGGGGCAGCCGTTGCGACGGCCTTCCTCGGCATAGCCGGCGAGGTATCCCACAAAATGGCGCTGGAACTGCGCAGCTACGGTGCCAATATTCTGTTGGAGCCTGCAGCGGCTGATGGCGGCGGTTCTCTGCGTGAGGGTGATCTGCCCAAGATTAAGACCGTTTTCTGGAAATACAACATCACTGGTTTTACTCCCTACCTGTTCGGGGTGGTTGACCTTTCGTCCGACCAAAAGCACGAGCGGGGGGTGATCTCCGGTACCTGGTTCAGCAAACAGCTTGAGGTGGAGGGAGAGGATTCGAGCGTACAAGGGGTCAAGATCATTGCTCCTTGGTGGGAGGTACAGGGGACATGGCCATCCGCTCCCGATGAGGCGATCATAGGTGCCGGATTGGCGCGCCGGCTCGGTGCCGGCCTTGGTCAGGATGTTTCGGCATCCGCTCATGGGCGAACACAGCGATTTCATGTAGTGGGAATCGTTACAACCGGCGGCTTTGAAGAAGAGCAGCTTTTTGCGCCATTAATCACCGTCCAGGAACTCCTGCAGAAGCCCGGCCAGATCTCCCGGGTTCTGGTGAGCGCGCTTACGGTGCCCATGGACGACTTTGGCCGTAAAGACCCGGCCACCATGACCAAAGACGAGTTCGAGAAATGGTATTGCACCGCCTATGTGACCTCCGTAGCCAAGAATGTGGAGGAGGTCATGGCCGGCAGCCGGGCCAAGCCGATCTGGCAAATCGCCAGCGCCGAGGGGGAATTGCTGAAGAAGCTGAACGGCGTGATGATCTTCCTGACAATCTTGGCCCTTGGCGCAGCCGCCACTGCTGTTTCTACCAGCCTAATGGCATCCATGGCCGAGCGCGGCCCGGAAATCGCTCTGATGAAGGCAGTGGGGGCCGACCGATTCCAGATCAGCGCCATCTTTTTGGGAGAAATACTGGCAATATCCCTGGTTGGCGGTTTAGTTGGGTATCTTATTGGTGACCGGCTTGGGGCACTTATCAGCCACACGGTCTTCAATTCCACGATAGTGTCTCCACTCTGGCTCTTCCCTACTGCCATAGTCTCGGCCTTGGTTGTGGCTATTATCGGCAGCATAGCCCCTCTGCGGCATGCCCTGCTGATCGAGCCGGTGAAGGTGTTGAAAGGCTGA
- a CDS encoding ABC transporter permease has product MNKRRWLVHIVARALAHRKGRTILLLAVLTMASSLATALGIVSSSMGKRVAEEVRKYGANLVIVPEMARLNVGSGGLNFGEISEPEYLEQHKVENALAKSGLKAGRSFHLRGALHFRKGDVMVEGINFADIRQLFPWWQIRGQWPTVGEAVVGHDVADRYGMKTGETVELTGPEQTVRLRISGIVSTGGEEDDLLFLALPELQRVLGLEDRLTSVRLLVTAEGDSHSLGSRAAALQSLYSGARVTEVRQIARTSEGLLVKVKLLMLLVTAVVLISAGSSVTGTMSTTVLERSKEIGLMKAMGGTRWGVMLIFCSEAAMLGILGGIAGYFFGSVIAQFITRTVFSAPAEFAPWFAGISLLVSLFLALLGSLGPMVSVFRLDPVRSLRGE; this is encoded by the coding sequence ATGAACAAACGTCGCTGGCTCGTACATATCGTCGCACGTGCCCTGGCCCATCGCAAAGGGCGTACGATCCTGCTACTGGCCGTCCTTACCATGGCATCCAGCCTGGCCACGGCCCTGGGGATCGTCTCATCCTCCATGGGCAAGAGGGTGGCGGAAGAGGTGCGAAAATACGGTGCCAATCTGGTTATCGTCCCCGAAATGGCACGTCTGAACGTGGGAAGCGGCGGGCTCAATTTCGGAGAGATCAGCGAACCGGAATACCTGGAGCAACATAAGGTGGAGAATGCTCTGGCCAAAAGCGGCCTAAAAGCCGGCCGTTCATTCCACCTTCGTGGTGCATTGCATTTCAGGAAGGGTGACGTCATGGTGGAAGGGATCAATTTTGCCGATATCCGCCAGTTGTTCCCCTGGTGGCAGATCAGGGGGCAATGGCCGACTGTGGGCGAAGCTGTGGTGGGACATGACGTTGCTGACCGCTATGGCATGAAAACCGGAGAAACGGTGGAACTGACCGGACCGGAGCAGACTGTACGACTGCGTATCTCGGGTATCGTCTCAACGGGTGGCGAGGAAGACGACCTGCTTTTCCTGGCCTTGCCGGAGCTCCAACGGGTATTGGGGCTTGAGGATCGCTTGACCTCCGTGCGTCTGCTGGTCACCGCAGAGGGGGACAGCCACAGTCTTGGCTCGAGGGCGGCGGCGCTTCAGAGCCTCTATTCCGGAGCCAGGGTTACGGAGGTGCGCCAGATTGCCCGTACCAGTGAAGGACTGTTGGTCAAGGTTAAGCTGCTGATGTTGCTGGTTACCGCCGTGGTGTTGATATCGGCAGGCAGCAGTGTGACCGGGACCATGAGCACTACGGTACTGGAGAGGAGCAAGGAAATCGGACTGATGAAGGCCATGGGGGGCACTCGTTGGGGTGTGATGCTCATATTTTGCAGTGAAGCGGCCATGCTGGGCATCCTCGGAGGCATTGCCGGTTATTTTTTCGGCAGCGTCATAGCACAGTTCATCACCCGCACAGTTTTTTCGGCGCCTGCTGAATTCGCTCCGTGGTTCGCTGGCATTTCCCTGCTGGTTAGCCTGTTCCTGGCGCTGCTGGGGAGTCTGGGGCCGATGGTTTCGGTGTTCAGGTTGGATCCGGTAAGAAGTCTCAGGGGCGAATAA
- a CDS encoding ABC transporter ATP-binding protein, whose translation MIETKGLTRSYGDICALKPLDLQVSEGEWLSVMGHSGSGKSTFMNLIGGLDRPSGGSLRVGGEDMLSLNEDGLARFRREFVGIIFQQHHLIPYLTAVENVMMAQYFHSVPDESEAVTALERVGLGHRLKNRPGELSGGEQQRVCIARAIINSPKLLLGDEPTGNLDHKSTIMVMELLRELRAEERFTVIMVTHNQEVAGWGDRTIYLDDGVLVREEKSKVSDS comes from the coding sequence ATGATAGAAACCAAGGGCTTGACGCGCAGCTACGGTGACATTTGCGCCCTTAAGCCACTTGACCTACAGGTGTCTGAAGGGGAATGGCTGTCGGTCATGGGGCATTCCGGTTCAGGCAAGAGTACCTTCATGAACCTGATCGGCGGGCTTGACCGGCCCAGCGGCGGCTCGCTGAGAGTTGGCGGGGAAGACATGCTGAGCCTCAACGAGGACGGCCTGGCCCGTTTCCGCCGCGAGTTTGTCGGCATCATCTTTCAGCAACATCACTTGATACCTTATCTGACTGCAGTCGAAAACGTCATGATGGCACAGTACTTCCACAGTGTCCCCGACGAATCTGAGGCCGTCACCGCCCTGGAGCGCGTTGGACTGGGACACCGGCTGAAGAACCGGCCAGGCGAGCTTTCCGGGGGGGAACAGCAGCGGGTCTGCATCGCACGGGCGATCATCAACAGTCCCAAGCTGCTCCTTGGGGACGAACCGACCGGAAACCTCGATCACAAGAGCACGATCATGGTTATGGAACTGCTCAGGGAATTGCGGGCCGAGGAGCGTTTCACTGTCATCATGGTCACTCACAATCAGGAGGTTGCCGGTTGGGGGGATCGCACCATCTATCTGGATGATGGGGTGCTGGTGCGTGAAGAAAAGTCGAAAGTTTCTGACTCCTGA
- a CDS encoding DUF2318 domain-containing protein: MRKRVAIAGCASFIAAMAATFPFVRMAGETAVFNLVKMSLGVSFLWLWGVAAVTLYSATSRSLQRRLGERIAATAAGAITGALIAGTLAGIISGLRLVGAEKAPTVFALATSAAIAITLLLLVFEQMIPRPLVVSPASLVASVLGLLFFNSSAMLRLDLFAPLTMRVMKFAHDFVHQFFESMLIPDHLFFSTTLWNYIGFLFGNEVGFWGALIIWLTPPLLILAAHAFDPLPSVAHIRQGARRRRLIADAIAMRRLRMIVPGLALVMFAGAIYQSRFPTVEYWDPKPLAISASPSGEIIIPIKGDTDLEDGKLHKYIYSQGGRTARFFVLVKPNGEWTVDLDACAICKPDGYGQAEGTVICYYCKTLIPLDTVGKPGGCNPVPMRFTAKEDGIHIDALALINSWDNTVQATTRGQEGGK; encoded by the coding sequence ATGCGCAAGAGGGTGGCAATTGCCGGATGTGCCAGTTTTATTGCTGCCATGGCAGCGACATTTCCCTTTGTGCGGATGGCGGGTGAGACTGCCGTATTCAACCTGGTGAAAATGTCCTTGGGAGTGAGCTTTCTGTGGTTGTGGGGGGTGGCAGCTGTGACGCTCTATAGTGCTACCTCCCGCAGCCTTCAGAGGAGGCTGGGCGAGCGGATTGCCGCTACTGCCGCAGGGGCGATAACCGGAGCATTGATTGCCGGAACACTGGCCGGCATCATCAGCGGCCTTCGCCTGGTGGGAGCCGAAAAAGCGCCGACGGTGTTCGCACTGGCTACCAGCGCTGCCATTGCGATAACGCTCCTGCTTCTGGTATTTGAACAGATGATTCCGCGACCTCTTGTCGTGTCTCCGGCTTCTCTGGTGGCGTCTGTGTTGGGGCTATTGTTCTTCAACTCTTCAGCCATGCTCCGCCTTGATCTATTTGCGCCACTGACCATGAGGGTGATGAAGTTCGCTCATGATTTCGTGCACCAGTTTTTCGAATCCATGTTGATCCCAGATCATCTCTTTTTCAGCACTACGCTCTGGAATTACATTGGATTCTTGTTCGGCAACGAGGTTGGCTTCTGGGGGGCTTTGATTATCTGGCTGACTCCTCCTCTTCTGATCCTTGCTGCTCATGCCTTCGATCCCCTACCATCGGTTGCCCATATCCGTCAGGGCGCCCGTCGACGCAGGCTGATTGCAGATGCCATCGCCATGCGCCGGCTCCGCATGATTGTACCGGGCCTGGCGCTGGTCATGTTCGCCGGCGCGATCTATCAAAGCCGTTTTCCCACGGTCGAATACTGGGATCCGAAACCACTAGCGATTTCGGCAAGCCCTTCCGGCGAGATCATCATCCCCATCAAAGGGGATACGGATCTGGAGGATGGCAAGCTTCACAAATACATCTACTCGCAAGGGGGTAGGACGGCGCGTTTTTTTGTCCTGGTGAAGCCAAACGGGGAGTGGACGGTGGACCTCGATGCCTGCGCCATCTGCAAACCGGACGGCTATGGTCAGGCAGAAGGGACAGTGATCTGCTACTACTGCAAGACGCTGATACCTCTTGACACGGTCGGCAAGCCCGGGGGCTGCAATCCGGTTCCGATGCGGTTTACAGCCAAGGAGGACGGCATCCATATCGATGCGCTGGCGCTCATCAACAGTTGGGATAATACGGTGCAGGCGACAACGCGGGGCCAGGAGGGTGGCAAATGA
- a CDS encoding radical SAM protein — protein sequence MISVTNRCPARCSYCNIPNRPQREMSTEELISLFDQLKHLGTQRIALWGGEPLVRDDIGFLIDYARNRCGFFVSIDSNGYLLKKKWEAVRNLDVLVMSFDGPREVQDRNREPGSFDKVMESLEWASPLMRVFTITVLTRENLGHIDFILEQARRCGFFTSFQLLHHTKSLASDEEDTLLPSNTEYQEAIRLLIERKRQGYPIVSTIPYLRYLLKWDDYSRPTSSVGKGLICRAAQLYCNVDTDGSVYPCSCLVEQVPAKNFLDVGFEEAFRFSSRGGCQACIASCFNEYNLMHSLNMQVIWSWFQHTKKT from the coding sequence ATGATCTCCGTTACCAATCGCTGCCCTGCCCGATGCAGCTACTGCAATATACCGAACAGGCCTCAGCGTGAGATGAGCACTGAGGAACTTATTTCTCTTTTTGATCAGTTAAAGCACCTTGGGACGCAACGGATTGCGCTCTGGGGGGGAGAGCCTCTTGTCAGGGACGACATCGGTTTCCTGATCGACTATGCCAGAAACCGATGCGGTTTTTTCGTAAGTATCGACAGTAACGGGTATCTACTGAAAAAGAAATGGGAAGCTGTCCGGAATCTCGACGTACTCGTCATGAGTTTTGACGGACCCCGGGAGGTCCAGGACCGTAACCGTGAACCGGGAAGTTTTGACAAGGTAATGGAATCATTGGAATGGGCTTCCCCCCTGATGCGTGTATTCACCATTACCGTTCTCACCAGGGAGAACCTGGGCCACATTGATTTCATCCTTGAACAGGCAAGACGCTGTGGTTTCTTCACGTCGTTCCAGTTGCTCCATCACACGAAATCACTCGCATCCGATGAAGAGGATACGCTGCTGCCTTCCAACACCGAATATCAGGAGGCAATTCGCCTGCTGATCGAGCGAAAGCGGCAGGGATACCCTATTGTCTCGACGATTCCGTATCTCAGATATCTCCTGAAATGGGACGACTACTCCCGGCCCACATCATCAGTAGGAAAGGGACTGATCTGCCGGGCTGCGCAACTCTACTGCAATGTCGATACGGACGGATCCGTCTATCCCTGTTCATGTCTGGTTGAGCAGGTGCCGGCTAAAAATTTTCTCGACGTGGGATTTGAAGAAGCCTTTCGCTTTTCATCCCGTGGCGGGTGCCAGGCCTGTATCGCCTCCTGCTTCAACGAATACAACCTTATGCATTCGTTGAATATGCAGGTTATCTGGAGTTGGTTTCAGCACACGAAAAAGACGTAG
- a CDS encoding phospholipid carrier-dependent glycosyltransferase, with protein sequence MNREFSGWYEIDNDRFLLGLAIITAVAVVLRSYGIGAAPMTSDDVGAVASAFDFVRDGRYGPTMWQHPKLRDILNFIFLNLLGGGAGGVKGASIVLGTLSVPLIGTVTSRLSGSHIMGLLAALFLAVDSVHIDFSRQAIQEVHLPFFVLSALLVMLIYRSNRKSHLLVISGILFGLALAVKWSALFPLAATAAFLLFECAKDDLPFHDKCSDIAFIVVSLVVLPAAVYFLTYVPWFVRGGHDLWDWLAAQRLMARENVIHQGFQAYTNELTSYPVLWFLKPVNWADFTFFAGHPVVFVAISNPLVWMLTLPAFALLLYNGIKEKAPNLLFLSLLFWGAYLPLALARRHIWLNSSFAVTPFAFMGVAYFIITWLKRIPYRNLLCSLYLAAMLLTAVPLYFLAIGKGYGNPILHPVVELFRPANER encoded by the coding sequence ATGAATCGTGAATTCTCGGGATGGTATGAAATCGATAATGACCGGTTTCTGCTGGGGCTGGCGATTATTACCGCAGTTGCCGTGGTGTTGCGCAGTTATGGGATCGGAGCGGCTCCTATGACCTCGGATGATGTCGGGGCGGTTGCTTCCGCCTTCGATTTCGTGCGAGACGGACGTTACGGTCCGACCATGTGGCAGCACCCGAAGCTGCGCGACATTCTCAATTTTATCTTCCTGAACCTTTTAGGTGGAGGCGCAGGGGGGGTCAAGGGGGCGAGCATCGTCCTTGGGACGCTGTCGGTGCCTCTCATCGGGACGGTGACCAGCCGTCTCTCCGGCTCACACATCATGGGGTTGCTGGCAGCGTTGTTTCTCGCCGTTGATTCCGTCCACATTGATTTCTCCCGCCAAGCTATCCAGGAGGTTCACCTTCCGTTTTTTGTCCTGTCCGCGCTTTTGGTCATGCTTATCTATCGCAGTAACCGAAAGTCCCATCTGTTGGTTATATCGGGAATTCTCTTCGGCCTGGCTCTTGCCGTAAAGTGGTCTGCCCTCTTTCCTCTTGCTGCAACAGCAGCCTTTCTTCTTTTTGAGTGTGCGAAAGATGACCTGCCGTTTCATGATAAATGCAGTGACATAGCTTTCATTGTGGTGTCGTTGGTTGTTCTTCCAGCAGCGGTATACTTTCTCACCTATGTCCCATGGTTTGTGCGGGGTGGGCATGATCTGTGGGACTGGCTGGCAGCCCAACGTCTCATGGCCAGGGAAAATGTGATCCATCAAGGATTTCAGGCGTATACCAATGAACTGACGTCATATCCGGTACTCTGGTTTCTCAAACCGGTAAACTGGGCCGACTTCACCTTCTTTGCAGGGCATCCGGTAGTGTTCGTTGCCATTTCCAATCCGTTGGTCTGGATGCTGACCCTCCCTGCATTTGCCCTTCTTCTGTACAACGGCATCAAGGAGAAGGCGCCGAATCTCCTCTTTCTTTCATTGCTCTTCTGGGGTGCATATCTTCCTCTTGCTCTCGCACGCAGACACATCTGGCTCAACAGCTCCTTTGCCGTAACCCCCTTTGCATTCATGGGAGTCGCCTATTTCATCATTACTTGGCTCAAGCGGATACCATACCGGAATCTTCTCTGCTCCCTCTACCTGGCTGCAATGCTGCTTACTGCCGTGCCACTATATTTTCTCGCCATAGGTAAAGGATACGGCAACCCGATCCTGCATCCCGTCGTGGAACTCTTCAGGCCTGCCAATGAGCGGTAA